CGGGGAAGCCGCTTTGGCGGAAGCGTCCGGAACGCCGTTTTCGCTCGTGATTCTGGATGTGAAAATGCCCGTCATGGACGGTTTCGAAGTCCTAACTAATCTACGGAAAATCGCCCATTACGAAAAAACGCCCGTCGTTATGCTGACATCGATGGGCAGCGAAAAAGACATCGCTCGCGGCTTCGGCCTTGGCGCAAACGACTATATCCTAAAGCCGTTCTCGGCGATCGAACTTATCGCGCGCGTGCGCCGCCTCCTAAAGGGATAATGAAAATACTCGTTATCGACGACGATACGGATATGTTGTTGATTCTCTCCGTATCCCTCAAAAAAATACTCGCCTGCGACGTCATCCAATCCGAGGGGGGATTGGAAGCCCTCGAATTGGCGAAAAGCGAATTGCCCGGCGCGATTATCATGGATTACGTGATGGAAGGAATGAACGGCCCCGCTCTGCTCGAATTGATGCGGAAAGAAGAAAAACTAAAGGATACTCCCGTCATTTTTTTAACGGCGATGGCCGATTCCATCAATGCGGAACGCCTCCAGGCGATGGGAGCGAAAGGCGTCATCGGCAAGCCCTTCAATCCATTGGAACTGCCAAAGATGGTTCAACGGATTCTTGAGGAATAAAATAACCGATTCGATAGGGAGGCTTGCGATGATTCAAAATAAGAAAGCGCTGTCGGTCGCCAACACGATCGCCGAATCGTTGAAGCCGTCCAAGATTATCTTGTTTGGCTCGCAAACAAACGAATCTCCAAAACCAGAAAGCGACATCGATCTATTGATAGTGTATGATGGAGACGAATCCAAAAAAGAAACGCTGCGCCGTATTCACAACCTTTTTCCCCATCCCGATTTTTCTTTGGACGTTTTTTTATTACGCTCTGATGAATTTCAAAAACAGATTGGACTTCATGGAACAGTGGGGCGGGAAGCGCATCGATCGGGAGTGACGATCTATGGATGACAGACGAATAGAAGTCCAGCGTTGGACCTCGCCAACCAAGCGATGGATCTCGCCAAGCAAGCGATGGATTTCGCATCCAAAAAAATATCGTCTTAGGCGAATATGAAAAATAGGCGCGTTAGCGGACGCCGTCCTAATTCTCCAGGGAGACGACATCCTTGTTCGATCGATTCCTATTCTCCTATTATGCTTTGGCGCAGCGCGATCGCCTGCTTCTTATCGTTTCCATCACTATTATCATCCTCTTATTATTTTCTTTCCTCTTCGCGTTGGCCGCCGTCGTTCTCCGGCTCCGCAACGAAAAGAAAGCCGCTTATTGGAAATATCTGGAAAATAAATGGGAAGAGAATATCCTGGACGCTCTCGCGGGAGATAAAACTCCTCAGGATGTATGGAACCTCGTCCACAAGAAAGACTGCATCTATTTCGTCGATTTTCTCATGCGCTACGCCCGCCGCCTCGCGGGCGCAGAACGCGATCTTCTCTGCCGCTTCGCCGAACCCTATTTATGCCGGATCGAAAAAATCGCCCGCAAAAAAAATCCCGAACAGCGCGCCTGGGCGATCAGAATTTTAAGCCTATTGGGGATGCAAACGCATTATCCCGCCATCATCGCCGCTTTGGACGATTCCTCTCCTCTTGTCGCCATGTCGGCGGCGCGCGCGCTGATGGCGGAAAAGCGGCCCGAATGGGTGGGGGCCGTACTGCAACGCCTGCACCGCTTCGACAATTGGAGCGCCAGTTTTCTTGCCTCTATGCTTTCGGCGGTAGGCTCGGAAATCGCCCCCGGCTTGCGGGAAATATACTCCAACCCCAGCGTTCCGGCGCGGACGCGAGCCGTCTCCGCGGAAGCCTTAAAGAGGTTGAACGATTGGAAGGCAGCGGATGCGATCCCGCCGATTCTCGAACGAGAAAAAGACCGCGATCTGCTCGCCTCCTCCTTGCGCTTGCTCGGTCGGGTGGGACGGGGAGAGCATTTGCCCATCTTGCGCTCTTTATGCGGCGCATCCGACGACGCCGTTCGCGCCAACGCCATTCGTTCGTTAGGATTTCTTGGCGGAAAAGACGATGCGCCGATTTTTCGCGCCGCGCTCGACGATCCTTATCCCTGGGTCGCCATCCACGCCGCATGGGGATTGAAAGATATCGGACAAACCGG
The sequence above is drawn from the Candidatus Omnitrophota bacterium genome and encodes:
- a CDS encoding response regulator, giving the protein MKILVIDDDTDMLLILSVSLKKILACDVIQSEGGLEALELAKSELPGAIIMDYVMEGMNGPALLELMRKEEKLKDTPVIFLTAMADSINAERLQAMGAKGVIGKPFNPLELPKMVQRILEE
- a CDS encoding nucleotidyltransferase domain-containing protein; this translates as MIQNKKALSVANTIAESLKPSKIILFGSQTNESPKPESDIDLLIVYDGDESKKETLRRIHNLFPHPDFSLDVFLLRSDEFQKQIGLHGTVGREAHRSGVTIYG
- a CDS encoding HEAT repeat domain-containing protein codes for the protein MFDRFLFSYYALAQRDRLLLIVSITIIILLLFSFLFALAAVVLRLRNEKKAAYWKYLENKWEENILDALAGDKTPQDVWNLVHKKDCIYFVDFLMRYARRLAGAERDLLCRFAEPYLCRIEKIARKKNPEQRAWAIRILSLLGMQTHYPAIIAALDDSSPLVAMSAARALMAEKRPEWVGAVLQRLHRFDNWSASFLASMLSAVGSEIAPGLREIYSNPSVPARTRAVSAEALKRLNDWKAADAIPPILEREKDRDLLASSLRLLGRVGRGEHLPILRSLCGASDDAVRANAIRSLGFLGGKDDAPIFRAALDDPYPWVAIHAAWGLKDIGQTGLLREIAASAHPRAEIARQVLLEARL